A window of the Bacillus sp. A301a_S52 genome harbors these coding sequences:
- a CDS encoding nucleoid-associated protein, with amino-acid sequence MSININQVIAHEINLEKDSVGLNDAVFSLNSIPTVVFDFFKDHISTSLKAKQIKSCKFNDEGTYVQQKVVRIASDIEEKSKFVSISRDLATDFFNKMKGTSSQSHGTLFFLIYNYSGKDYLGILKMDPNKGIQIDIESNELKVQENMLPNPEHNLHKCAFIKLTNNFSNEDVHLDVLDRQQKPGEVSKFFMSTFLQATEILNDKIMTQRIFDTLYNKSESISPKDKLKYESHVERLMKNGNEFDFDKSVDSLLIPFMEGEEDRKQMIEGIKEEIRNEYEDVKFQFTVEKESTIMQYSTVGKELKIEFKLDLLNDKIEVDESGSKTVITIRDLDLIKKYR; translated from the coding sequence ATGAGTATTAATATTAATCAAGTTATTGCACATGAAATTAATCTAGAAAAAGATTCTGTTGGCTTAAATGATGCAGTATTCAGCCTGAATAGTATTCCAACTGTCGTATTTGATTTCTTTAAGGACCATATTTCTACATCATTAAAGGCAAAACAAATTAAGTCCTGCAAATTCAATGATGAAGGTACATATGTACAACAAAAAGTTGTTAGAATTGCTAGTGACATAGAAGAAAAATCTAAATTCGTCAGCATTAGTCGAGATTTAGCTACTGATTTTTTCAATAAAATGAAAGGTACAAGTTCTCAAAGTCACGGTACTCTGTTCTTTCTTATATATAATTATTCTGGAAAAGACTACCTTGGAATATTAAAAATGGACCCGAATAAAGGAATACAAATAGATATTGAATCAAACGAATTAAAAGTACAAGAAAATATGTTACCTAATCCCGAACATAATCTTCATAAATGTGCATTTATTAAACTAACAAATAATTTTTCAAATGAAGATGTACACTTAGATGTTCTTGACAGACAACAAAAACCTGGGGAAGTATCTAAATTTTTCATGTCTACCTTTTTACAAGCCACTGAAATATTAAATGATAAAATAATGACTCAAAGAATATTTGACACTCTGTATAATAAATCTGAAAGCATTTCTCCTAAAGATAAATTGAAGTATGAATCCCATGTAGAAAGATTAATGAAAAATGGTAATGAGTTTGACTTTGATAAAAGTGTAGATAGTTTACTTATTCCATTTATGGAAGGAGAGGAAGACAGAAAGCAAATGATTGAAGGAATTAAAGAAGAAATCAGAAATGAATACGAAGATGTGAAGTTTCAATTTACTGTAGAAAAAGAATCAACAATTATGCAATATTCAACTGTTGGAAAAGAACTGAAAATTGAATTCAAATTAGATTTATTAAATGATAAGATAGAAGTTGATGAATCTGGTTCAAAAACAGTTATTACTATTAGAGATCTAGATCTTATTAAAAAATATAGATAA
- a CDS encoding ImmA/IrrE family metallo-endopeptidase yields the protein MKYYPTPLEQWIWQLYKRISITEASEISEEAFCHYFRIYLFKKSLSSFSYEQHRYKAITIDDRLSIHEQREVFFHELCHLLRHAGWQFRDMPLAFKELQEWDANRFVSYAALPVHMVAQYDLQHPDIIQILAEAFKVTPELCEKRLTRIVERAKARA from the coding sequence ATGAAATATTATCCAACACCACTCGAACAATGGATATGGCAATTATATAAGCGTATTTCTATTACCGAAGCTTCTGAAATTAGTGAAGAGGCGTTTTGTCATTACTTCCGAATATACCTTTTCAAGAAATCTCTTTCATCCTTTTCATATGAACAGCATCGATATAAAGCCATTACGATTGATGATCGTTTATCTATTCACGAGCAGCGTGAGGTGTTTTTTCATGAGCTTTGTCATCTCCTCCGCCATGCCGGATGGCAATTTAGAGACATGCCCTTGGCATTTAAAGAACTTCAGGAGTGGGATGCCAATCGGTTTGTATCGTATGCCGCTTTACCTGTGCATATGGTCGCTCAGTATGACCTCCAACACCCTGATATTATTCAAATTTTAGCAGAAGCATTTAAAGTTACACCTGAACTTTGTGAAAAACGGCTAACACGTATTGTCGAACGAGCAAAGGCCAGAGCTTAA
- a CDS encoding recombinase family protein, which yields MKCAIYVRVSTDEQVKEGFSIPAQKERLKAFCLSQGWDIVEEYIEEGWSAKNLERPIMQRMLKDIKHKNIDIILVYRLDRLTRSVLDLYNLLQVFEKNDVSFKSATEVYDTSTAMGRLFITLVAALAQWERENLAERVKFGIEQMIDEGKKPGGHSPFGYQFDKHFNCTIIENEAAVVKKIFTWYANGYGYRTISNNLNHLKVKPRLAKEWNFNSVREILINDMYIGVYRWGSKVLYDHHPPIISKALFDSVRKRQSQKTTNSSRVGKNPLTGVLKCGTCEGYPMQGYYDKRDQKLYYRCLKCKRITWDKRILEPLFDEINNLITSKDYFISKMKGQRKDSYEDLDRIQAEIEKIKAQKEKWYDVFEDENNPIPKDVLFTKINKLNVKEQDLNMQLNELDVDEESPDEKYIRLKKVSHLTAHYHKSSAYHQRELLHSIFESVVITREKGRKKPISIDYTLK from the coding sequence ATGAAGTGTGCCATCTATGTACGGGTCTCCACGGACGAACAGGTTAAAGAAGGGTTCTCCATTCCTGCTCAGAAAGAACGTCTTAAGGCCTTTTGTTTGAGCCAAGGTTGGGATATCGTTGAGGAATATATTGAGGAAGGTTGGTCTGCTAAGAACTTGGAGAGACCGATTATGCAGCGTATGCTAAAGGATATTAAACATAAGAACATTGATATTATCTTAGTCTATCGCCTTGACCGTTTAACCCGCTCAGTCCTAGATTTATATAACTTGCTACAAGTATTTGAAAAGAATGATGTGTCTTTTAAATCTGCGACTGAGGTTTATGATACGTCCACCGCAATGGGAAGGCTCTTTATAACGCTTGTTGCTGCTTTGGCACAATGGGAGCGCGAAAACTTAGCTGAGCGCGTTAAATTCGGCATCGAGCAAATGATCGATGAAGGGAAAAAGCCTGGTGGCCACTCCCCTTTTGGCTATCAGTTTGATAAGCATTTCAATTGTACGATTATCGAAAATGAAGCCGCTGTGGTGAAGAAAATATTCACATGGTACGCCAACGGCTATGGCTATCGCACCATATCGAATAACCTTAACCACCTTAAAGTGAAGCCACGTTTGGCTAAAGAATGGAACTTCAATTCTGTCAGAGAAATTCTCATTAATGATATGTATATCGGTGTTTACCGCTGGGGAAGCAAAGTCTTATATGATCACCATCCCCCTATTATCTCTAAAGCACTTTTTGATAGTGTCAGAAAGAGGCAGAGTCAGAAGACAACGAACAGCTCCCGTGTCGGGAAAAATCCGTTAACCGGCGTTCTTAAATGTGGTACGTGCGAGGGCTATCCTATGCAAGGCTATTACGATAAACGGGATCAAAAGCTGTATTACAGATGTTTAAAGTGTAAACGCATCACATGGGATAAAAGAATACTAGAGCCGTTATTCGATGAAATAAACAACCTTATCACATCAAAAGACTATTTCATTTCAAAAATGAAAGGGCAACGGAAAGATTCTTATGAGGATTTGGATCGTATTCAAGCAGAAATCGAGAAGATCAAAGCTCAAAAGGAAAAATGGTATGACGTATTTGAGGACGAGAATAATCCCATTCCTAAGGATGTGCTCTTTACTAAAATCAATAAACTGAACGTAAAAGAACAGGATTTAAACATGCAACTGAACGAATTAGACGTAGATGAAGAATCACCCGATGAGAAATATATAAGACTGAAGAAAGTTTCTCATTTAACCGCCCACTATCATAAATCATCTGCCTATCATCAGAGAGAACTCCTCCACAGCATTTTCGAATCTGTTGTTATTACAAGAGAAAAGGGAAGAAAAAAACCAATTTCAATCGATTACACCCTCAAATAA
- a CDS encoding SMI1/KNR4 family protein, translating to MKIGDLSKLTLTGLKKRLGENESIEVQNKKGLVRSLKCTFKPSVTDDKINDFKNKTPGLPLPKDLEVFYKMSNGLDLFVDDYGGGIFIFPIEDVNDNLYPLIKENGFYPVAHHRDIGYTVVRIQDVEEGNPNYLYFLDDAMIDPAYPLNMNFELWLERLILAQGNQFWTWNTFTAENYYRANRS from the coding sequence ATGAAGATAGGTGACTTGAGCAAACTGACATTGACTGGCCTTAAAAAAAGACTAGGAGAGAATGAGTCTATCGAAGTTCAAAACAAAAAAGGACTTGTTAGGTCTCTTAAATGCACTTTTAAACCATCGGTGACAGACGACAAAATTAATGATTTTAAAAATAAGACTCCTGGGTTGCCATTACCGAAAGATTTAGAAGTTTTTTATAAAATGAGTAATGGTTTAGATCTATTTGTCGATGATTATGGGGGAGGAATCTTTATCTTCCCAATTGAAGATGTCAACGACAATCTTTATCCACTAATAAAAGAAAATGGGTTTTATCCAGTTGCTCATCACAGAGATATAGGATATACAGTAGTTAGGATACAAGATGTAGAAGAAGGAAATCCTAACTACCTTTATTTTCTTGATGATGCTATGATTGACCCCGCCTATCCACTAAACATGAACTTTGAACTTTGGCTAGAGCGCCTTATACTTGCGCAAGGAAATCAATTTTGGACGTGGAACACATTCACTGCGGAAAACTATTATAGAGCCAATAGAAGCTAA
- a CDS encoding HNH endonuclease, translating to MKKINSIGKILLLCLLAFSFVFSGFLNVDANEDNWLHHQPDTEFSHSEWFIVDDEGLSTQLEEDEINSLKEKAIKQHEQKMEESEVLLKSEFEDEEKVLKNYLEEIKPQSSYFKIDFLWSIDSDNSRIILSATVSEQIGTPPMLALVGFNLYNNNTRYGAFQRAALLEFEWNNPRLGQSRRLVHNVDTTYFWTARTTMTVAWPTGSPQTRQGSYETVLLNSKAKPYPTVENLHNGQTMAEPSSTTWAVDPVERADNLRATFIAWYIDTYGNPRWDWSPLDIHHVRPLKYGGSNNMSNLFPVPRDFHQQVISPWWTNY from the coding sequence ATGAAAAAAATTAATTCTATTGGGAAAATACTACTTTTATGTCTGCTAGCCTTCTCATTTGTATTCTCTGGATTTTTGAATGTGGATGCGAATGAAGATAATTGGCTTCATCATCAACCGGATACGGAATTTTCACATTCTGAATGGTTTATAGTGGATGATGAGGGATTATCTACTCAATTAGAAGAAGATGAAATTAATAGTTTAAAAGAAAAAGCGATTAAACAGCATGAACAAAAAATGGAAGAAAGTGAAGTTTTATTAAAAAGTGAGTTTGAAGATGAAGAGAAAGTTTTAAAGAATTACTTAGAAGAAATAAAACCACAATCTTCGTATTTTAAAATAGATTTTTTATGGAGTATAGATAGCGACAATTCAAGAATAATTCTCTCGGCAACAGTTTCAGAACAAATTGGAACACCGCCAATGCTGGCGTTAGTAGGCTTCAACTTATATAATAATAATACTAGATACGGTGCATTTCAAAGAGCAGCCCTGTTAGAATTTGAATGGAATAATCCTAGATTAGGCCAAAGTAGACGGCTAGTTCATAATGTAGACACCACATATTTTTGGACTGCTAGAACAACAATGACGGTAGCATGGCCAACTGGTTCACCTCAGACTAGGCAAGGAAGTTATGAGACTGTATTGTTAAATAGTAAAGCTAAGCCTTACCCCACTGTTGAAAACCTTCATAATGGACAAACTATGGCAGAGCCATCCAGTACTACATGGGCAGTTGATCCAGTAGAAAGAGCAGATAATTTAAGAGCTACTTTCATTGCATGGTATATAGATACTTATGGTAATCCTCGATGGGATTGGTCACCTTTAGATATTCACCATGTTAGGCCATTAAAATATGGAGGTAGTAACAATATGAGCAATCTTTTTCCTGTTCCAAGAGATTTTCATCAACAAGTAATTTCTCCATGGTGGACGAATTATTAG
- a CDS encoding ABC transporter substrate-binding protein produces MVSKFVNKFNDGKVIWLIFTIKSKNTIELWYYLKLKLENITFSPRKLPGIIVCLGQLTKTDGTFLVSRKPIDNFQWEDLKGKTFLGQRIGGMPQMVGEYVLKENGIDPHHDVEMVQNIDFGNIPSAFASGTGDFVQLFEPQATLFEQEGIGHIVDSFGTQSGDVPYTVYMAKQSYLDDHHHVIESFTRAIYRAQQWVKQTDPAIIAESIDPYFDDTPLEVIEQVIERYQDQGSYATSPLLSEEGWYHLQAIMAEAGELPEEITYKTLVNRQIAEQIIKE; encoded by the coding sequence ATGGTATCTAAATTTGTAAATAAATTCAATGACGGCAAAGTGATTTGGTTGATTTTTACTATAAAATCAAAAAATACAATAGAACTATGGTATTATCTTAAACTTAAATTAGAGAATATTACTTTCTCTCCAAGAAAACTTCCCGGCATTATAGTGTGTTTAGGGCAACTGACTAAAACAGACGGTACATTTTTAGTTTCACGAAAGCCAATAGATAATTTTCAATGGGAAGATTTGAAGGGAAAGACATTTCTCGGTCAACGTATAGGTGGCATGCCACAGATGGTAGGCGAGTATGTTCTGAAGGAAAACGGCATTGATCCGCATCACGATGTGGAGATGGTTCAAAACATTGATTTCGGTAATATTCCTTCTGCTTTCGCTTCAGGAACAGGTGATTTTGTACAATTATTTGAGCCACAAGCCACCCTTTTTGAACAAGAGGGCATTGGCCATATTGTCGATTCATTCGGCACACAGTCTGGTGATGTTCCGTATACTGTGTATATGGCAAAACAGAGTTACCTTGATGATCACCACCATGTTATTGAGAGCTTCACTCGTGCCATATACCGTGCACAACAATGGGTAAAGCAGACAGATCCTGCAATCATTGCTGAATCGATCGATCCGTATTTTGATGACACCCCGCTTGAGGTCATTGAGCAAGTTATAGAACGATACCAGGACCAAGGTTCATACGCTACTTCTCCACTGTTATCGGAAGAAGGATGGTATCATTTACAGGCGATAATGGCTGAAGCTGGCGAGCTACCAGAAGAAATCACCTATAAGACATTAGTAAATCGACAGATAGCTGAACAGATCATAAAGGAGTAA
- a CDS encoding ABC transporter ATP-binding protein, with amino-acid sequence MAFLELENVEKTFFTYDTMTTAVENISLTINEGEFISLIGPSGCGKTTLLSLISGLFHPTTGQILLEGTAIKEPTPETGYMLQQDYLFPWLNIEDNITLGLRTMGKTAEKDVAFAFDMLTTLGLADKRKHYPSQLSGGMRQRVALVRMLSTEPKLLLLDEPFSALDYQTKLKLENLVFSTIRTHGKTAILVTHDIGEAIAMSDRIILITGRPGSIKQTFNIPVHLADDLPFNVRLADEFNPLFQQIWKEMESHGTYA; translated from the coding sequence ATGGCCTTTCTTGAATTGGAAAACGTTGAAAAAACATTTTTCACTTATGACACTATGACAACAGCAGTGGAAAATATATCGCTTACGATCAATGAAGGGGAATTTATATCGTTAATTGGGCCGAGCGGGTGTGGGAAAACAACACTTCTTTCGTTAATTTCGGGTCTTTTCCATCCGACTACCGGGCAGATTTTGTTAGAGGGAACAGCTATTAAAGAACCAACACCTGAAACAGGATATATGCTTCAACAAGATTATTTATTTCCGTGGTTGAACATCGAAGACAATATTACCCTTGGACTTCGAACAATGGGAAAAACAGCTGAGAAGGACGTGGCATTTGCATTTGATATGCTCACTACGCTTGGTTTAGCTGATAAACGCAAACATTATCCGTCCCAGCTATCAGGTGGCATGCGACAACGCGTCGCCCTCGTACGGATGTTGTCCACTGAACCTAAACTTCTGTTACTTGATGAGCCATTTTCTGCTCTTGATTACCAGACAAAGTTAAAACTCGAGAATCTTGTTTTTTCAACGATACGCACACATGGCAAGACTGCGATTCTTGTCACTCATGACATCGGTGAAGCTATCGCTATGAGTGATCGTATTATTTTAATTACCGGCAGGCCCGGTTCAATTAAGCAGACGTTTAATATACCTGTGCATCTAGCAGATGATTTACCGTTTAATGTGAGATTAGCTGACGAATTTAATCCGTTATTTCAGCAAATATGGAAGGAGATGGAGAGCCATGGCACTTATGCGTGA
- a CDS encoding ABC transporter permease, producing MALMREEHHKQFRRRATREKRQIRTLQFAILLLFFASWEITTTLRWIDPLLFSSPSRIWQLFIERILDGSLLTHTSVTLFETVAGFLLGTILGTCLAAILWWSPFLSRVLDPYLVVLNSMPKVALGPILIVGFGPGFASIIAMGVLVSLVITTMVVYNAFKEVDDNYLKVMRSFGATKRQSFFHVIFPASYPTMISTLKVNVGLAWVGVIVGEYLVSKQGLGYLIIYGFQVFNFTLVMLSLVIIAILATAMYQTVELIEKKLIGHRT from the coding sequence ATGGCACTTATGCGTGAGGAACATCATAAACAATTTCGCCGGCGGGCGACCCGCGAAAAACGTCAAATCCGAACGCTTCAGTTTGCCATCTTACTCCTCTTTTTCGCCAGTTGGGAAATCACTACAACACTAAGGTGGATCGATCCGCTACTGTTTAGCTCTCCAAGTAGGATTTGGCAGCTCTTTATAGAAAGGATTCTAGATGGTAGTTTATTAACCCACACATCAGTCACACTTTTTGAAACCGTTGCTGGCTTTTTATTAGGGACGATATTAGGAACATGTTTAGCTGCTATTTTATGGTGGTCACCATTTTTATCTCGCGTCCTTGACCCTTACCTTGTCGTATTAAACTCTATGCCAAAAGTAGCGTTAGGGCCTATTTTAATTGTAGGTTTCGGTCCGGGATTTGCATCTATCATCGCGATGGGGGTGCTCGTCTCCTTAGTCATTACGACTATGGTCGTGTATAACGCATTTAAAGAGGTAGATGATAACTACTTAAAAGTAATGAGAAGCTTTGGTGCCACAAAACGGCAGTCATTTTTTCATGTGATTTTCCCTGCCTCGTATCCTACTATGATATCCACCTTGAAGGTAAATGTAGGACTCGCCTGGGTCGGTGTTATCGTCGGAGAATACCTCGTTTCAAAGCAAGGTTTAGGGTACTTAATCATTTACGGTTTTCAAGTCTTCAACTTTACATTAGTCATGCTTTCTCTCGTCATCATTGCCATCTTAGCTACCGCCATGTATCAAACAGTTGAATTAATTGAAAAAAAGCTCATCGGTCATCGCACCTAA
- the ytkD gene encoding nucleoside triphosphatase YtkD, with protein sequence MLKEHLFKDYYNNNVRFSTKDHPYSKEPRHVWIIARYKNSWLLTIHPSRGLEFPGGKVEKGETACEAAMREVFEETGGHVTNLHYIGQYQVEGKSETVIKNVYYAKINELISKKNYLETKGPKLVKHLPDNVKENKQYSFIMKDDVLSLSLSEVERRFFTTKHNS encoded by the coding sequence ATGTTAAAAGAGCATTTATTTAAAGATTATTATAATAACAATGTCCGCTTTTCTACTAAGGATCATCCATACTCGAAGGAGCCTCGACACGTTTGGATTATAGCGCGTTACAAAAATAGCTGGCTTTTAACGATACATCCCTCAAGAGGTCTTGAATTTCCAGGAGGAAAGGTGGAAAAAGGAGAGACTGCCTGTGAGGCGGCCATGCGCGAAGTATTTGAAGAAACTGGCGGACATGTTACTAACCTTCATTACATAGGACAATATCAGGTAGAGGGGAAAAGTGAAACAGTCATCAAGAACGTTTATTATGCAAAAATTAATGAGCTTATTTCTAAAAAAAATTACTTAGAAACAAAAGGACCCAAGCTTGTTAAACATTTACCTGATAATGTGAAAGAAAATAAGCAGTACAGCTTTATTATGAAGGACGATGTTCTTTCGTTAAGTTTAAGCGAAGTGGAACGCCGTTTTTTCACAACAAAGCATAACTCTTGA
- the tatA gene encoding twin-arginine translocase TatA/TatE family subunit — protein sequence MLANIGFPGLLLILTIGLIIFGPQKLPEIGRAAGQTVREFRKSTNELTKDITGPTHETNKDIKSSTKE from the coding sequence ATGTTAGCGAATATTGGATTTCCTGGCTTGTTGCTTATATTAACTATCGGACTTATTATTTTTGGACCGCAAAAACTTCCGGAGATTGGAAGGGCGGCTGGACAAACAGTTCGCGAATTTAGAAAATCAACAAATGAATTAACAAAGGATATCACGGGCCCTACACACGAGACAAATAAAGATATAAAGTCGTCGACTAAAGAGTAG
- a CDS encoding molybdenum cofactor guanylyltransferase has product MTIINEYKEKRLNVTGIILAGGKSSRMGMNKALLSIQGNEMIQRLTNELLTSTNSMIIVSNDTDAYTFLKQPLVHDNYVNMGPLAGIQAGLAASHTEWNFITACDMPFLTHKVIDVLFTRANKFPHKQVIVPQINEKKHPLSALYHTSSLPFITECLMKDKLRVSEVVSGLAHEVVTEQDFIKTGLSAEIVERTFFNMNSREDYEQAMRDFDKK; this is encoded by the coding sequence ATGACAATCATTAACGAGTATAAAGAGAAACGGTTAAATGTTACGGGGATTATTCTCGCTGGTGGAAAATCAAGCCGAATGGGTATGAACAAAGCGTTACTATCCATCCAAGGGAACGAGATGATTCAGAGGCTTACTAATGAGCTTTTAACTTCTACTAATAGTATGATAATAGTGAGCAATGATACAGACGCTTATACATTTTTGAAACAGCCACTCGTTCATGATAACTATGTTAACATGGGACCATTAGCAGGTATTCAAGCTGGGTTGGCAGCATCTCATACAGAGTGGAATTTTATTACGGCGTGTGACATGCCCTTTTTAACTCATAAGGTAATAGATGTACTTTTTACAAGAGCAAATAAGTTTCCTCACAAGCAAGTGATTGTACCACAAATCAATGAGAAGAAACATCCATTGAGTGCTCTTTATCATACGTCTTCTTTGCCGTTCATTACAGAGTGTTTAATGAAAGATAAGCTGAGAGTATCAGAGGTTGTATCTGGTTTAGCTCATGAGGTCGTGACTGAACAAGATTTTATAAAAACAGGGCTTAGTGCAGAGATAGTAGAAAGAACTTTTTTCAATATGAATTCAAGAGAGGATTATGAGCAAGCCATGCGCGATTTTGATAAAAAATAA
- a CDS encoding formate dehydrogenase accessory protein FdhE encodes MDSQVVANRYLQLQRALFNEQQLLKDHFLPHIKKIFGDISLNRDIPVLMQLPQPIPIELYRASLQAVSRIMINNEPDIKQDIYKLINELTDQQTHQWIKAAIKYEVAYFHDLAQQQHVSDWLPHFLAEQAFRPFAQGIAQIYASIMTEFNVMGTCPCCGEPPRLGKVMRDHKASLACPRCETQWYKERLACVHCGDDKEENTFHLTIKEDDSVHIEICSTCNNYLKLIDKSCYPDTMSASLLDLQTIHLDFAAQEEGFGDDNH; translated from the coding sequence ATGGATTCTCAGGTAGTAGCTAATCGCTATCTACAGTTGCAAAGAGCACTTTTTAACGAGCAGCAATTATTAAAAGACCACTTTCTCCCTCATATCAAAAAGATATTTGGAGATATATCCTTAAATAGAGATATCCCAGTGCTTATGCAGCTACCGCAGCCAATACCGATTGAACTATATAGGGCGTCATTGCAAGCTGTAAGCCGCATAATGATTAATAATGAACCAGACATTAAACAGGACATCTATAAGCTTATAAATGAACTAACTGATCAACAGACACATCAATGGATTAAGGCAGCGATTAAATATGAGGTGGCTTACTTTCATGATTTAGCACAACAACAACACGTATCAGACTGGCTCCCCCATTTCCTTGCTGAGCAAGCATTTAGACCCTTTGCTCAAGGTATTGCCCAGATATATGCTTCGATAATGACCGAATTTAATGTCATGGGGACATGCCCTTGCTGTGGTGAACCGCCGAGGCTCGGAAAAGTAATGCGAGATCACAAAGCAAGTTTGGCTTGTCCAAGGTGTGAAACGCAATGGTATAAAGAACGTTTAGCATGTGTGCATTGCGGTGATGATAAGGAAGAGAATACCTTTCACCTTACGATTAAAGAAGATGACTCTGTACATATCGAAATTTGCAGCACGTGCAATAACTATTTAAAACTAATTGATAAAAGCTGTTATCCTGATACGATGTCCGCTTCGTTATTGGATCTGCAAACGATCCATCTCGATTTTGCTGCACAAGAAGAAGGGTTTGGCGATGACAATCATTAA
- a CDS encoding polysaccharide deacetylase family protein has protein sequence MKTLRIISVLSLLLLGGVTYVILNQQSTSSSDIYDVTQAVLTKSPVKQPSVNLQTRTNDVLNKWQDQHLEATEWGERISGVKSKIDTDEKIIALTFDACGGTWGEKYDETLINFLKEEEIPATLFINARWIETNKETFMMLAEDPLFSIQNHGTNHLPLSVSGQTAWGIEGTASVEEIIHEVMDNQSLIYEMTGHLPDFFRSGTAHYDELAVQMTQDLGLTIVNYDVLGDAGATYSASEVEEALLTVVPGSIPLLHMNQPKSGTAEGVMAAIPQLKENGFTFVHLEGQTLVD, from the coding sequence ATGAAGACATTACGAATCATTTCTGTATTAAGTTTGCTGTTATTAGGAGGTGTCACTTACGTTATACTTAACCAGCAAAGCACATCTTCGAGCGACATATATGACGTAACACAAGCCGTCCTTACTAAGTCTCCTGTTAAACAGCCTTCTGTTAATCTTCAAACCAGAACAAATGACGTGTTAAATAAATGGCAAGATCAGCACCTAGAAGCAACTGAATGGGGAGAACGCATTTCTGGTGTTAAAAGTAAAATAGATACAGACGAAAAGATCATTGCCTTAACGTTTGATGCATGTGGTGGCACATGGGGAGAAAAATATGATGAGACGTTAATAAACTTTTTAAAAGAGGAAGAAATTCCTGCCACTTTGTTTATTAATGCTCGTTGGATTGAAACCAACAAAGAGACATTTATGATGCTAGCTGAAGATCCATTGTTTTCGATTCAAAACCATGGTACAAATCACCTCCCTCTATCTGTTTCTGGGCAAACGGCTTGGGGGATTGAAGGAACAGCATCCGTCGAGGAGATTATACATGAAGTAATGGACAACCAGTCATTAATTTATGAGATGACAGGTCATTTACCAGATTTTTTTCGTTCTGGTACAGCCCATTACGATGAGCTTGCAGTCCAAATGACACAAGATCTTGGTTTAACAATCGTTAATTATGACGTCCTCGGAGACGCAGGTGCTACCTATTCCGCTAGTGAGGTCGAGGAAGCTCTATTGACTGTTGTTCCTGGCTCAATTCCGCTTTTACACATGAACCAGCCGAAAAGTGGAACAGCCGAAGGGGTGATGGCTGCTATTCCTCAGCTTAAAGAAAACGGTTTTACTTTCGTTCACTTAGAAGGGCAAACGTTAGTTGACTGA
- a CDS encoding YuzF family protein: MYHDESRHTEYNDTLQYVSLYDPFVYQTLQSVQGSIVVVQTCQGNIRGRVAEVKPDHVVIDSDGATYFIRTQQIIWVMPQ; encoded by the coding sequence ATGTATCATGATGAGTCACGACATACAGAATACAATGATACACTCCAGTATGTCAGCCTGTATGACCCATTTGTCTATCAGACACTCCAATCTGTACAAGGCTCTATCGTAGTCGTTCAAACTTGTCAAGGGAACATTAGAGGAAGAGTTGCGGAGGTTAAACCAGACCATGTGGTCATTGATTCCGATGGTGCGACTTATTTTATACGAACGCAACAAATTATTTGGGTTATGCCTCAATAA